TTCAGCGGGCTTGCCGCAGGCACATTTGATGTATTTGTCAACAATGCCCCGGCGGGCACCGTTACGGCAACAAGCGGCAAGCAAACGACGGTCAGCCTGAATATCGGCGCGTCGCAAACGTATGATATCAAGCTGCAGCAAGGGACATCTTCACCTCCGCCGGAAGTAATCGCCGCGTACTTGTTTGACGAAACTAGCGGGACAACGGCTGCGGACGCTTCCGGAAACGGCAACCAGGCGGTATTGCACGGCGGAACCACCTGGGTATCCGGCAAAAACGGCAATGCGCTCGGCTTGAACGGCACGGATGCGTATGCCAGCCTGCCATCCGGCATCGTCAGCGATATCGATGATTTCACGATTGCCGCTTGGGTGAAGGTCGACACGAGCAGCAATTGGGCGCGCATTTTTGATTTCGGCACCGGCACAAACACGTATATGTTCCTGACGCCGAAAGCCGCGGGGGCGGGGCTGCGCTTTGCCATTACCACAAACAGCAACGGCGCGGAACAGCAGTTGAATGCCGCGGCTTTGCCGACGGGCGTATGGAAGCATGTCGCCGTAACCTTGCAGGGTTCAACGGGACGGCTTTATGTAGACGGAGTGCAAGTGGCGACGAATCCTAATATGACGCTTAAACCGTCCAGCCTTGGCAGTACAAACTTGAACTATATCGGTAAATCGCAATGGGCGGACCCGTATTTTCACGGATCGATCGATGAGTTTAAAATCTACAGCCGGGCGTTGACCGCCGCGGAAGTGGCGGAATTGGCCAACGCCGCGCCGACGTTGACGAATATTGCTCCGCTGGGAACGGCATCGACTTCTTATGTATCTCCATGGGAGAGCCTGGCCGGTTTGAACGATGGTTATGAACCAACCAGTTCCGCCGATCGGGGGCATCCCGTCTATGGCAATTGGGATAACCCGGGAACCACGCAATGGGTGCAATATGATTTCAGTCAA
This Bacilli bacterium DNA region includes the following protein-coding sequences:
- a CDS encoding LamG domain-containing protein, which translates into the protein FQRLNLITEKFGMELERDKYTTATIAKSKTFVQFTLKSSTPGTSHTTKVTFSGLAAGTFDVFVNNAPAGTVTATSGKQTTVSLNIGASQTYDIKLQQGTSSPPPEVIAAYLFDETSGTTAADASGNGNQAVLHGGTTWVSGKNGNALGLNGTDAYASLPSGIVSDIDDFTIAAWVKVDTSSNWARIFDFGTGTNTYMFLTPKAAGAGLRFAITTNSNGAEQQLNAAALPTGVWKHVAVTLQGSTGRLYVDGVQVATNPNMTLKPSSLGSTNLNYIGKSQWADPYFHGSIDEFKIYSRALTAAEVAELANAAPTLTNIAPLGTASTSYVSPWESLAGLNDGYEPTSSADRGHPVYGNWDNPGTTQWVQYDFSQNYTISKVDVYWFDDNLGIDLPASCSIQYWDGTAWADVSNPVGLGVLGNQYNTTTFTPITTNKIRLNITAKENFSTGIETWKVYGY